Proteins found in one Luteimonas chenhongjianii genomic segment:
- the rpsB gene encoding 30S ribosomal protein S2, with product MPQITMRQMLEAGVHFGHQTRYWNPKMAPYIFGARGKIHIINLEKTVPLFNDAMNFISGIAQKRGMILFIGTKRSARDAIKEEAERCGMPFMTQRWLGGTLTNFATVKKSVSRLKELEAAETDGTFEKLVKHEVLGLRREREKLEASLGGIKEMHRLPDALFVIDIGHEDIAIKEAKKLGIPVIAVVDTNYDPSLVDYAIPGNDDAIRAVQLYANAAADAVLEGKAATPTAGNVREEEFAEESEKPARAPRGKKSDDAVAAPAAE from the coding sequence ATGCCCCAGATCACCATGCGTCAGATGCTGGAAGCCGGCGTCCACTTCGGCCACCAGACCCGCTACTGGAATCCCAAGATGGCGCCGTACATCTTCGGCGCACGCGGCAAGATCCACATCATCAACCTCGAGAAGACGGTTCCGCTGTTCAACGACGCGATGAACTTCATCTCGGGTATCGCGCAGAAGCGCGGCATGATCCTGTTCATCGGCACCAAGCGCAGCGCGCGCGATGCGATCAAGGAAGAAGCCGAGCGTTGCGGCATGCCGTTCATGACCCAGCGCTGGCTCGGCGGCACGCTGACCAACTTCGCCACGGTGAAGAAGTCGGTGTCGCGCCTCAAGGAGCTGGAAGCGGCCGAGACCGACGGCACGTTCGAGAAGCTGGTCAAGCACGAAGTGCTGGGCCTGCGTCGTGAGCGCGAGAAGCTGGAAGCCTCGCTGGGCGGCATCAAGGAGATGCACCGCCTGCCCGACGCCCTGTTCGTCATCGACATCGGCCACGAAGACATCGCGATCAAGGAAGCCAAGAAGCTCGGCATCCCGGTGATCGCGGTTGTGGACACCAACTACGACCCGAGCCTCGTCGACTACGCGATCCCGGGCAACGACGACGCGATCCGCGCCGTGCAGCTGTACGCGAACGCCGCAGCCGACGCCGTGCTCGAAGGCAAGGCCGCAACGCCGACCGCCGGCAACGTGCGCGAGGAAGAGTTCGCCGAAGAAAGCGAGAAGCCGGCGCGCGCGCCGCGTGGCAAGAAGTCCGACGACGCCGTGGCAGCGCCCGCGGCCGAGTAA
- the tsf gene encoding translation elongation factor Ts: MEITASLVKELRERTGAGMMECKKALSENSGNIDAAAEALRKSGLAKADKKADRIAAEGRIAAAQNDSTAVLVEINSETDFVAKDDNFLRFADTVAQAALSSGAADAEALKSVKLESGETVEETRAAVIAKVGENLQVRRLVRVESANNIAAYVHGGRIGVLVELQGGDAELARGLAMHVAAMNPPYNKASDVPTDFVEKEKEIELAKMSDKDKSKPADILEKIISGKINKIVNEVTLYGQPYVLDTDKTVEAVLKAAGAEVVGFQRLAVGEGIEKVVEDYAAEVMKQAGLA, from the coding sequence ATGGAAATCACCGCATCCCTGGTCAAGGAACTGCGCGAGCGCACCGGCGCCGGCATGATGGAATGCAAGAAGGCACTCAGCGAGAACAGCGGCAACATCGACGCTGCCGCCGAGGCGCTGCGCAAGTCGGGCCTGGCCAAGGCCGACAAGAAGGCCGACCGCATCGCCGCCGAAGGCCGCATTGCCGCGGCGCAGAACGACAGCACTGCCGTGCTGGTCGAGATCAACTCCGAGACCGACTTCGTCGCCAAGGACGACAACTTCCTGCGTTTCGCCGATACCGTTGCCCAGGCAGCCCTGTCCTCCGGCGCCGCCGATGCCGAGGCCCTGAAGTCGGTCAAGCTCGAATCGGGCGAGACGGTCGAGGAAACCCGCGCCGCCGTCATCGCCAAGGTCGGCGAGAACCTGCAGGTGCGTCGTCTGGTCCGCGTCGAGAGCGCGAACAACATCGCGGCCTACGTGCACGGCGGCCGCATCGGCGTGCTGGTCGAACTTCAGGGTGGTGACGCCGAACTGGCGCGCGGCCTTGCGATGCACGTCGCGGCAATGAACCCGCCGTACAACAAGGCGAGCGATGTGCCGACCGACTTCGTCGAGAAGGAAAAGGAGATCGAGCTGGCGAAGATGTCCGACAAGGACAAGAGCAAGCCCGCCGACATTCTCGAGAAGATCATCAGCGGCAAGATCAACAAGATCGTCAACGAGGTCACGCTCTACGGCCAGCCTTATGTGCTCGACACCGACAAGACGGTCGAAGCCGTGCTCAAGGCCGCCGGCGCGGAAGTCGTCGGCTTCCAGCGTCTGGCTGTCGGCGAAGGCATCGAGAAGGTGGTCGAGGATTACGCTGCCGAAGTGATGAAGCAGGCAGGCCTGGCCTGA
- the galU gene encoding UTP--glucose-1-phosphate uridylyltransferase GalU, with amino-acid sequence MTQRIRKAVFPVAGLGTRFLPATKTVPKEMLPIVDRPLIQYAVDEAIEAGCDTLVFVTNRYKHAIGDYFDKAYELEDRLEAAGKHELLEKVRRPLPDGVRAIFVTQPEARGLGDAVLCARPVIGDEPFAVMLPDDLLWNRKGAGALRQMADAHEATGASMIAVQDVEREQTASYGIVATEAFDGRHGRITSMVEKPKPADAPSTLAVVGRYVLDGRIFDLLERTQPGAGGEIQLTDAIAALLAEQPVHAYRFQGVRFDCGTHLGLIEATIRYALENEQLSAHTAVLMQNALQEMGVRDLD; translated from the coding sequence ATGACGCAAAGGATCCGCAAGGCTGTGTTTCCCGTCGCGGGGCTCGGTACGCGCTTCCTGCCGGCGACGAAGACGGTGCCCAAGGAAATGCTGCCCATCGTCGACCGCCCCCTGATCCAGTACGCGGTGGACGAAGCGATCGAAGCCGGTTGCGACACGCTGGTCTTCGTGACCAATCGCTACAAGCACGCGATTGGCGATTATTTCGACAAGGCCTACGAGCTCGAGGATCGGCTCGAGGCTGCCGGCAAGCACGAGCTGCTGGAAAAGGTACGGCGCCCATTGCCCGACGGCGTGCGTGCAATCTTCGTGACCCAGCCGGAAGCGCGCGGCCTCGGCGACGCGGTGCTGTGCGCCCGCCCGGTCATCGGCGACGAGCCGTTCGCGGTGATGCTGCCCGACGACCTCCTGTGGAACAGGAAGGGCGCGGGTGCCCTGCGACAGATGGCCGACGCCCACGAGGCTACCGGTGCGAGCATGATCGCAGTGCAGGATGTCGAGCGCGAGCAGACGGCCAGCTATGGCATTGTCGCGACCGAGGCGTTCGATGGGCGCCACGGCCGGATCACCTCGATGGTCGAAAAGCCCAAGCCGGCCGATGCGCCGAGCACGCTGGCGGTGGTCGGGCGTTATGTGCTCGATGGCCGTATCTTCGACCTGCTGGAGCGTACGCAGCCGGGCGCAGGTGGCGAGATCCAGTTGACCGACGCAATCGCCGCGCTGCTTGCCGAGCAGCCGGTCCACGCATACCGGTTCCAGGGCGTGCGCTTCGATTGCGGCACGCATCTGGGCCTGATCGAGGCTACGATCCGCTACGCACTCGAGAACGAGCAGCTCAGTGCCCACACGGCCGTGCTGATGCAAAACGCGCTGCAGGAAATGGGTGTGCGCGATCTGGATTGA